acaattgaatttaactacaaattccgaattttcaacaaaatagttgaatcctcacagtaagacattaatttccaactaaactaaacattttcatcgacgacttttaacaaaacatttgaattttcgataaaatgtctgactttttaacaaacttgttaaatttgtaagaaaatagtacaatttttaattaaaaatataatcgtcatTAGGAAGccactgaaaaaaaagaaataggaatacaagacaaataaattactaagaatattatatcagggtggccacaaaattccttaatttttccctgactaattttcgattttccgTGAAGATGAATGTGCACAATTTTTATCATAGAATCTTTTACgaacagaataaaacaatttcaaattaaactttaaaattagggattcgaacgaaattaaggcgCATTCCctgatattttccaattatttttgtaaatccaATATAATTTACGTGAAAACTGATAAGTatgaaaaatgactaaaaaataaTGCATCTACGGAGGCAcattgtgaaaattatatttctccaAAGTTTTATTTCGAAAGAAACGAAAAAGAACGTAAAAAAAGTTTCGTTACGTTTTCTTATCGatcttttctatataaaatgtgattacaacatatttttgaaattatgtctTCTTAGCCTCATTaacttctgatacttttttaCACTAAGCTTTGTTTTaagccaaattatttttaatttatcgaaataattggcaaatatcgAAAAATTCCCCGCAATTTCTTTCGAAttcctgactttccctgaccTACGGGACCACCCTGTACAAGCTCAAGTTACAATTGTTCGAAATACGCACTTTGGCAGTATATGTTGAAGCCCATGTCTGTATTCGTGTTCCATCGCTGGCACCACAACCTGTTTGCGTTTAAAGTGGCTGCCCTCAAGTTTCAAAAGAGCATTCGGCGCCGGATCTCGCCACTCGGGCAAGAAAACGATGAACGAGAGAGGTTCTGCCGAGTCAGACAAGAGCCTCTCGAAGTGATTGACCATTGCCTCCATCAGTTCTTCGCAGTAGGGCGGATTCGCCTGAAAGGATCCGCTCACGGGCCTGAAATCGAGGAATGGTCCCCTCGATCCAAAGTACGAGTCCGTGTCAGCGAACGTTGAACAGTACTGTCTGAAGTAGCAGTTTAGCGGTGACGCGAAACACTCAAAGGTCACGCCGAAGGATCGCTGAAGACACTCAAAGACGGTGACGGGCAGCGCCATTTGTGTCGCGTGGCCCTCGTTGATGCCCAAGTAGGTCTGATACCTCTTCAGCAAGGACCAAACTCGCGGCAGAAACATCTCAAATTTTTTGTCGTCGAAGCAGTTATACCTGTAGAGATGCTCGAGCTTCGTCAAATGCATGTTGTTGATGCAGACGGTGTCGCCGTGGAAGCGCAGCATCGTTTGCTCACGCTCGGGAAGATAGTCGATTTGCGAAAGTCGTGGCGCGGGAAGAGAGAATTGCACCGGGTAACACCAGACTTTTCGCTGAGTACTGGCCGGACCACCCAGAGGAATAATGTCCGCCAGGCCATTGTCCTTCAGGATTTGGGTGTTCTTGTCCTTCACTTTTTTCGCGTACTCCGTCGAGAGGTGGTAGATCTTTAGACAGATTCCCTCGACGCTGGCCTTGACGGTTTCTGTCAGGTGCGGTTGACACTGGCGCCTCAGGTGTGTCAGTCTGTCCTATGATTTGAAAGATATTGATAAGAAAAACAGATACTGAAGGATCCAGGTTATCTACTCAAATCCCGCAAATAAATTCCCGGACAATTTCGGGTTTTTCTCCAGCGCAGAGCGGCGATTCGACGGACGATTCCAAATTCCCGgtcaattaaaactaaaatattcatGTTTGCCgcaaaactcaaaaatttatttcaatttgttactttcattctaaacattttccactaaaaaataccaatttttccccaaaaaggatgaatattcaagtaaaatacttaaattttgtaacgaaatagttgaattttcaaacaacaagattaattttctgccaaaaagacgaattttaaaataaaagattaattttctaacaaaaaaatagataattttaacaaaatacataaattttcaactaaaatgatccatattcaactgaaatactcaaatttttaacgaagcaattgaataaaaaaaaaaacgagattaattttctaccaaaaaatacgaattttcaacaaaatacacgacttttccaatttacaaaaaaaataaacaatttcaaccaaaaattaaatagttaaattttgagttaacaaaatgaattttcaaccaaaggtgaaattttcactaaaatgatgaatctttaaatagaacggctaaattttaaccaaaaagatcaattttgaaacaaaaatttaactttctcactaaaaagaggaatttttaactaacaagatagaatattcaactggattagttaactttttcgataaaaaaaattaattttcaaacaaaaaaaaaacgtattttcaaccaaatattttaactttcaaccaagtcgtGTAACTTTGATCCAAAACACGAATTTGgaatgacaaaaattaaatttctactaaaaaagatgaatttttaaggaaagaagatagattttccacaaaaatggatgaatattcaactaaaatacttaattttgttaacgaaatagttgaatattcaaacaacaagattaattttctaccaaaaagacgaattttaaaatgaaagattaatattctaccaaaaaagataaaatgttaacaaaatacatgaatttccaactaacacgagcaatattcaactgaaatacttaaatttttaacgaaataactgaattttcaaataacaatattaattttctgctaaaaaatacgaattttcaaacaaaatacacgaattttttcaatttacaaaaaaaaattgcaaccaaaaattaaatagttaagttttgagttaacagaattaattttcaaccagaggtgaaattttaactaaaatgatgaatctctaaATAGACAGttgaactttaaccaaaaagataattttaaaataaaaaattaactttcttacaaaaaagagaaattttgaccaaaatacgtgaattttcaactaaaaaaataaaatgttcaactggattagttaacttttttgagaaaaaattaatttttatacagaagaaaaacgaattttcaaccaaatattttaactttcaaccaagtagtggaactttaaaccaaaaacacgaatttggaattacaaaaattaattttctactagagaagatgaatttttaacgaaagaagataaattttcaactaaaatgatcaatatttaactgaaatatttgaagatcaattttcaactagaatgatcaatattcaactgaaatagttgaatataaattttcaactaaaatgatcaatattcaactgaaatacttgattttttaacgaaataattgaattttcaaaaagcaagattaattttttaccaaaaaatacgaattttcaacaaaatgcacaaattttctaatttacaaagaaaaaacaatttcaaccaaaaattaaatagttaaattttgagttaacaaaatgaatttttaaccagacttgaaatttcaactacaacGATGAATCTCTAAATAGAGCAGTTGAactttaacctaaaagatgaattttaaaataaaaaatgaactttgtcacaaaaaagaggattttttaacagaatacgtgaattttcaactaaaataatagaatattcaactagattaaataagtttttcgataaaaaaaaattaattttcaaacaacaaaaaacgaattttcaaccaaatattttaactttcaaccaagtactaaaaaaaatgatttttgaaggaaaaaagatcaattttcaactaaaattattaatcttcaactggtttagttgaatttttaacaagggagcataattttcaacaaaagcaagacaaattttttccaaaagttccattttttcaaccaaaataataaactttcaactaaaatgatgaatatttaacttaaaaataactatttaattgaatttttaactgaagtagtttatttttcaacgaaaaagatgcattttcaaccaagaagattaattctctaccaaaaagacaaattttcaaaaaaatacatgaaatttccaatataaaaaaagaacaatttcaaccaagaatttaaatttgaattttataattataaagttcTATAGGGACTTCTCGTATAATAatcatatttaagattttttactgaaaaataaatgttaattattatttaaaaattttagtttaaaaaatgaatttccgaaCCAAGAAATGACtttgaaactaaaataagaaATCTCTAACTataatagttgaaacttcaaccaaacagatgaatttaaaaaaaaattatttttccagcaaaaaagacgaatttctaacaaaatacatgaattttcaactaaaaacatggaatattcaactagatcagttaacttttcaataaaaaaaatcattttcgaacaaaaaaaaaataattttcaacagaataatttaactttcaaccgattagttgtatttccaaccaaaaaaatattaattttaaattaaaaagacttgATTTCAACAGAAGAGTAACTTAAacctagaaaaaatgaattttttcgaacaaaatagttcaatcttcgaCCAAGgtcagaaattttcaacttaaattatgaatcttttaacagaaatagttcaagagaaaaaaaatgtaaaccaaactgtacaattttcaaacaaaattattaactttctaccaaaaaggacgaatcctcaacgaaatatatgaatttacaatctaagacttaaattgttaactaagtgataaatttgctaccaaaaatagtattaaatattcaattacaaaaattattttctgcaaaaaaaacgaattttcaagaaattagttcaaaCCATTAACCCTCAAATGGTATACTACAACCCAGCATACATAAACGGTACACTGGTAAtgtaatgttaatattaaatatttaatatattgaacatataataaacgaATAGCATACANNNNNNNNNNNNNNNNNNNNNNNNNNNNNNNNNNNNNNNNNNNNNNNNNNNNNNNNNNNNNNNNNNNNNNNNNNNNNNNNNNNNNNNNNNNNNNNNNNNNTTGCGTAattgccaacaaaatgaaaaaacttcgggtgcgcattcgcaccagtgtaccgtttgagggttaatataaagttatttatacaaatggggaaaaacattgttatttaattctatattaaaattaaaaataaatttagacacGTCCTCCACAAAAATTATCtgataattccaggttttccaggtgagtagacaccctgggatcacaataacgaaaaaaaaaggtttaagaaGAAGGTAACTTACTTGGAAATCGTCAAAGTTTGCCCCAACTGTCCTCCTCAGCCACTGAAAAGTGTCCTCAGCATTCCACTTTACAACCTTTCTACTCTCGGAAGACGCCGCTCTCGACTCAATCATCTTTTTCGCGGCCTCTGCATACCGGGAAAGTTGTTTTCTCGCATCGCCGGTGAACTTGGGTCGCACAAGTTTAATCGGGATGTCGTTCATAATCTCGCGATACATGGACATCGAGATCTCGGGAAAACACTGACTGGGTAAGAGTGGATCAGAACCACAGTCTATCACTTTTCGCTCCATCAGCCATCGATTGAAGGAGTCCTTTGGTGCGTCTATCGACTCGCGGGTGTGGCAGAGCTCTTGGTAGCATTGACGCAATTTCGCGAGAAGACCACAACGCAAAGCTTCTGCATCAGGATGCACGTGGGGCAAATTTGAAGGAGCTCTCTCGTAGATGATCACATTCGTGGGAATCTCCAAGTCCCATGGACCACTGCAAACCAAGGGATTACTGAGAATGTTGAACAAAATGGGGGCCTCGCAGTAGTCCCTATGGGATGAAATAcagggaccaaagggtacttttttcgcACTCAACGGgcaaaaattcaggataaatccataaaatttcaaagcaattcaagttaaattcaaaagaattcagactgattccatttcaaatcatgcaaTGAGGTCTGCATAAGGTTGTCAGAATATTTTGGCATTAAAGTATGTTATTCTATACTCAAAATAAAGGAACACGTGTTTCACCGTTTGGCTGAATAAAATGTTGCTCAGGTATGGTGAGCTgttgaagataatacaatttcataaaaactgcCAAAATAGATGTTGAAAATGGGTTTTATCAAAAAGgtcacatttaatttttttgtggattgacGATGATAATATATTCTACATATTCTTCAAGTTTGGTTTTTGGTATATAATTTCctcctattgaaaaaaaaacatttttcaaaaaatcaaaattattaatttttcatattatatacaatattatttttttttaatgcttgaaaaaattgagaatgttttttttttcaaaaggaagAAATTGTTTACCTAAAACCAAACTTGGAGAATATGCAGTTCATATTATCGACAATCcaccaaataattttaatgtggCCTTTTCGAGAAAAtccagtttcaaaattttcagaaaaaccgccgatcttttctcaattttgaaaattttgattcttttctcGGGTCAGAGCTAAGAATCCCTCATTACGTGAAAGAAAAACCAACCGAATATGTATATTTGGTAAAAAGAActacatcattttcaaaaatatttttacagtttttatataattctaagGTTATCTTGAACAGCTCAccattcctgaattttttaaaatctaaacgGTGAAACACGTGTTCATTTATTTCGAGTCTAGAATAGCATACTTTCATACGAAAATATTCTGATAATCTCATGCAGACATCATTGCATGATTTATGATGGAATCAgtcttcaaattaattgaaaaaaattttttaaatcaaaacaattccgttgattttcgtaaaattgcAATGAATTCAGAGGAATTTTAGGCAAACCAGAAAAATTCgatgatattcataaaaattgaaggtgaattaaaaaaatgtgattaataataattttaaaaaaaggaaaaaacttaattgaatccAGTAAGATGAAATGTGCttggaaaaatttaaggaaataaaaaaaatttttgaaatgcccAAGAATTCAAGATGAGGTTAAAACAATTTAGGaccaatacaaatttaaaaaatttttaaatttaaaacaatccactgaattaaatagaattgagtaaatctagaaaaattcaagtaaattaaaaaaaaatcaaagcgaattcaaagattttaaaagaattcattgtgaataaaaaaaattatcaaatctcttcaaatctatGAAACCCTactaaatttcaaccaaggaagTAACTAATggctacaaaacaattcaagttaaattcaaatgaactgaaaataaaatttttaatccatttatttcaataaaacttgagtcaatttagaggaattttagaggtacgagaagaattcgatgaaattgataacaaataaaactgaatttaaaaaacaatcaataagaattaaaagtgaattttaaagacttcaagatgaattaaaaactttttttaatccattgaattgagtagaattgagtaaatttagaagaattcaaacgaattaattttgctttaaagaattcaggatatATTCCGAATGaattgtaagaaatatttttaaatttcttgaaatctttgaaactctacaaAATCCCTcgcttcttgtgaataaattctttgaaaaccataaaaatattaaactcccttggattttttttaatctcttgaaaatgccaaagaattaagaaaaaatttaatcattatatcaattgaattaaaaaaactataaaagaattctaaataatttaaatgaagtcaGAATAAATTAATCGGAATTGAGTTTGAATTCCAAaaagaaagggggagggtcggtaaggccggtttttggcctaatttatttttggaccaaaaaatctgaaaaaatcatggtagtatcttataagtatcccgagtNNNNNNNNNNNNNNNNNNNNNNNNNNNNNNNNNNNNNNNNNNNNNNNNNNNNNNNNNNNNNNNNNNNNNNNNNNNNNNNNNNNNNNNNNNNNNNNNNNNNgggggtggagggtagtccgtttagcgtgcaatcgactcgggatacttataagatactaccatgattttttctgattttttggtccaaaaataaattaggccataaaccggccttaccgaccctccccctttaaaaagttttcaaatatttgaaaacctacGAAATATCTTACTCCCcttcaataaattctttaaaattcaaaaaaatattataaaatcccatgaaattctaTGGTatttttattaatcctaaaaaacTGATTAGAATACCTTGAGAACTGTAAAAAATCCTTACgatcattgaaatcttcgaaaacctTATGAAATCCCatggaatcttttacaatatcttaAAACCTGTAAAATTGTTACATATCTTCCGaacttctagaaaattctttaccctaaaatatttcaagtgctTTAATAtccattcaaattaataaaaataataaatcaaaaaaatatatatttgaaaattttttgaaatccttcaagtTACGAAATTTCTCACTgcttatgaataaattctttaaaattcatttaaatatgataaaatcccatgaaatctaataatgaatcttttaaaatatcttcaaaccttataggtcctgtaaaCTCCTGccatatcttccaaaattctaggaaatgaTTTACAACCacattcaaatttgttcaaatcccataaaaatataaaaccctaggaaaacccttgaaattgttttaatctttggaaaatgccttagaatcttttaaaatttcctaaaatatcccGTTAAATTACtggaaccaaataaaaaatacttgtaatatttttaagtaacctacattatttcaaaccctttaacatctttttaaatcgtaaatttttttaaagctcttgaaagtgcCAAGGTACtcgaaaaaataacttcaaatatttaaaatcctttgctcttttttttaattgattctcacgatcaaataaataaaaactttaacgagttaaaaaaattcattgaattacgttaatttagaagaattcaattgaatttaaaatgttcaaaagaaTTCTgggtgaattacaaaaaataattttaaatctcttcaaatctttgaaaccctatgaTATACCTGACTTTAGAAAAAGAGATTCTTTAAAAAccactaaattattattaatttccgtgaaattctaagaaatctggtgatattttctgaaatcctggaaaattggtTAAACTAccctgaaagctttaaaaaaaccaTTATAATCATTAAGATCCTCGGACGCCTTATAAAATAacgcgaaatctttaaaaatataataagaaattatatatcctgtaaaatcgttccatgtTTTCCGAAATtccctaaagtatttcaaatcctttgtaacactacaaaatacctcacttctcatgaataaattctttaaaatccagtaaaatattataaaatcctaatGAAATTCTATGATGATATGGAAAATATTCTATGATAtagaaaatgtattgaaataccttgatacctttaaaatcccttaaaatcgttgaaatcctcggaaatcttataaaatcctgtgaaacattttaaaatatcttaaaaatttattggacCTGTAAAATTGTTCCATATGTTTCGAAATTCTACCAAATGCatcatcctgaaatatttcaaaggttttgaaatcccttaaaatgaaaaaaattaatttattattccttTGAATCGTTTaaagttccttaaaatatttcagattaaaagcgctttaaaaatgccttagaagtttttaaaataacctaaaagctttaaaaactcttcaaattattgaaatttattaaaaatctctcggaatatttaaaaataccctaaaaatagGGTATTTTAGCGACCTTAACTGAATTCAGGGTACAATAGGGGATATAGGGACCGTTTTGTgagactttaaattaaataacaggGTTGCTACTAAAtcccaattttattatttttaaattccctcaacaatttttcattttccctggccgttctaaatttttcattcatatataaatacatatgttatataaaattacatatgacagatcaataatgttaatgaaaaaaaagtttaatttctaaatttgttttaaaggcCTCCATAGGTAAAAATCACACAGAATTTCATAAGAGATcaacaaactgttaaattttaaatccaaaaaatgaatttttaaaatgaagttgaaTTTCGCCgacagaaatatgaatttaacgCCAAAATATTTGGATTGTCAAGTTAAAAAAGaagcgttttaaacaaaaaaaaaatgaagttttaaaaaaacttaaccaagaagatgaagtttcaactacaaatgaccaaatttcaaccaaatatgagaatttttaacttaaaaagatacattttccataaaaataagaatagttttattttctattaaaaaaaattaagcttcaatgaaaaacatgaatttttaaccaaaaagtgaaattttgaataaaataaatgaattttcaaccaaataatataatttttaacaaaaaatgtggattttcgaccaattatgaaattaaaattttcagttaaaatgaaaacgaattttcaataaaatatttacatttttaaccaaaggaatgatttttcaccccaaaaagataaaattttaaccaatgagattgcttttctactaaaaaaataagaattgtcaacaagatatttgaattcagaaccaaaacagttgaacattcatctaaaaaaggtcaattttgaacgtgaaatgaaatagttaattttttagtgaaaagaattaatttttaaactaataaatgaatttttaacgacgaAGATTAAATACCTGCCAGAAAAgacgatgtttcaacaaaatatttgaattttcagcttaaagaaatcaatttttaacaaaaaatagaatagttaattttcaggtaaacgaattaagttttaatt
This DNA window, taken from Belonocnema kinseyi isolate 2016_QV_RU_SX_M_011 chromosome 9, B_treatae_v1, whole genome shotgun sequence, encodes the following:
- the LOC117179934 gene encoding mRNA (2'-O-methyladenosine-N(6)-)-methyltransferase; translation: MNEVSGGKQDMASTSAWEALTSQSVQPLPSMHHHHLQHQQQQHQHPPLQQEPNPHITQVIVPTPVKLQAPVLSSPQHVEHCSVLTQLQQQPPLVAQAPMLNAFAEPELSIELQQQGWKKFWSKRENRPYFWNKLTGESLWVMPSLKPQFDPITDPLGICGVPSMPSVPGNGQMPPGTPGGPLKRRASEDGNAIQTVKKFILAGPWDLEIPTNVIIYERAPSNLPHVHPDAEALRCGLLAKLRQCYQELCHTRESIDAPKDSFNRWLMERKVIDCGSDPLLPSQCFPEISMSMYREIMNDIPIKLVRPKFTGDARKQLSRYAEAAKKMIESRAASSESRKVVKWNAEDTFQWLRRTVGANFDDFQDRLTHLRRQCQPHLTETVKASVEGICLKIYHLSTEYAKKVKDKNTQILKDNGLADIIPLGGPASTQRKVWCYPVQFSLPAPRLSQIDYLPEREQTMLRFHGDTVCINNMHLTKLEHLYRYNCFDDKKFEMFLPRVWSLLKRYQTYLGINEGHATQMALPVTVFECLQRSFGVTFECFASPLNCYFRQYCSTFADTDSYFGSRGPFLDFRPVSGSFQANPPYCEELMEAMVNHFERLLSDSAEPLSFIVFLPEWRDPAPNALLKLEGSHFKRKQVVVPAMEHEYRHGLQHILPKGEVNIRGIYGTLVVWLQNAAGVSRWGPTEERVESLLEAWRPGRERERDRQELLSPPRQAHQPMPSTPMTGPPIPMTPMTPTTPAMTPLNQPLNQPLTQTLTQSQNQPLNQTMSQPLNQNLTQPQNQNQSLNQSHHQLLNQPLSQSMTQPLTQTLSQSMTPTLSTHPI